Part of the Fibrobacter sp. UWEL genome, TGAGGGTTGTATCGGTAGTTTTTCTGGACATGAAAGTCCCCTTTCCGCCCCGTTTTTAGAAATTGAAAGCGGACATTTTGACCTGAGGAAGGGGGAAATCATTCCTTTTTTGGAACGAAATTTTCCATTAAATAATCCTGAGGCTGTGTTATTTACGCTTTCGCAAAATATGCAAGGATCTCAGAGCTTTGTTCTTGAAATGCTTGCATCTACATTTTTGAAAGCATTTGCTTATTCAGGAATTGTTTTTTTTATTTGCAACTTTGTTTGTCTAGTTGCAAAAAAAAAGAGGGTGAAAATAAGAAGAAATCTGGTTGAGTTGTCTGTGATGCTTGTCCTTTCTGTGATTTGTGTTAAGCAATTTTTTTTCTCGATACCTTTTGTTCAATATATAAATGCGTATACAAGAGCTTTATGCAATCCCATGTCATCTTCATTATATGAGAATTTTTACGTGGATCCTGAATCGGTTGCGGTTGTGTTTCCGGAAAAAAAGAAAAACTTGATATGGATTTTTATGGAATCAATGGAAACTAATTTTGGTGACTCTTTGAATGGTGGAAGTCTTGCTGAAAATAGAATTCCATATATTACTAAGATGATGCAAGAGAATGACTCGTTTTTCCCTGGAGGAACTAGCGTTGCGGGAACAAATTGGACTATTGCGGGGATTGTGTCACAAACATGCGGGGTTCCAATAAACTTTCCTGTGGGAATATCTGCGAATGTTGTTGGGGTTAGGAATTATCTACCTGGTGCAAAATGTTTGACGGATTATTTAAAAGAGAATTCATATAATATGGTCTTTGATATAGGTTCGAGTGCGGGGTTTATGTCAAAGAATCATTTCTTTGCCTCGCATGGTTTAGACTCAATACATGACTATCTTTATTTTGAAAGGGAAAACCTATTTTCAAAAGATGATTTCAAATTTTGGGGAATCCCTGATAACAAGTTGTATGAACTTGCAAAAATGGATTTACAAAAACTTTCAGTTGAAGATAATCCATTTGCTATGATATTGCTAACTGTAGATACGCATACTCCCTACGGGTATATAGATTCGTCTTGTTCGTCGTATGATGAAAATATACCTGAAGAACATCAGTATCCTCTTGTGATTTCTTGTGCTGACGAAATGCTAAAGCATTTTATTGAGTGGTCTAGGCGACAAAGTTGGTATGAAAATACGTTAATTGTTGTTACAGGCGATCATCCAACGATGGCAGCGGGTGATGTGGTGGGATATTTGGGAAAAAAAGAAAAACGTACGATTAACTTTATTTTGAATTCAGAAATTCATAGCATGAAAAATGAAAGAATATTCTCGTCCTTTGATATGTATCCAACAATTATGGAGGCGTTAGGCGCAAAAATTGAAAATCATAAATTATCTTTCGGAGTATCCCTTTTTTCTCAAGATTCAACGTTACTAGAAAAAATAAAGAGAGCCTCGCTTGATTCTTTGTTGCTGCAAAGAAGTCTTCAGTATGAGAAAATAATGTATGGAAATCGAATATAAATCACGAAACCCAACATTTGACGTTCTTAAGGGAATTGGAATTATTTTTGTGATTCTTGGCCATACACCTCAGTATGGCTCTATTCGACATCTTATTTTTTCGTTTCACATGCCATTGTTCTTTTTTATATCTGGATATCTCATGAAAGAAAGGTCGATTGGCGAAGAATGTGTTTCTTCTGCAAAAGGTTTGCTGTTGCCATATGCCATAACTAGTTGTTGTCTTTGTTTTTTTTCGTTCGTTTTTTTTGATAGATGTTCGTTGGGAAAAAATACGTCAATGGCTTTTTTCTCTGCACTTTGGGGTGGAAGCTCTTGGACTCAATTGTCTTTTTTTGAATCCCCTTTGTATATTGGCCCTTTATGGTTTTT contains:
- a CDS encoding sulfatase-like hydrolase/transferase, whose protein sequence is EGCIGSFSGHESPLSAPFLEIESGHFDLRKGEIIPFLERNFPLNNPEAVLFTLSQNMQGSQSFVLEMLASTFLKAFAYSGIVFFICNFVCLVAKKKRVKIRRNLVELSVMLVLSVICVKQFFFSIPFVQYINAYTRALCNPMSSSLYENFYVDPESVAVVFPEKKKNLIWIFMESMETNFGDSLNGGSLAENRIPYITKMMQENDSFFPGGTSVAGTNWTIAGIVSQTCGVPINFPVGISANVVGVRNYLPGAKCLTDYLKENSYNMVFDIGSSAGFMSKNHFFASHGLDSIHDYLYFERENLFSKDDFKFWGIPDNKLYELAKMDLQKLSVEDNPFAMILLTVDTHTPYGYIDSSCSSYDENIPEEHQYPLVISCADEMLKHFIEWSRRQSWYENTLIVVTGDHPTMAAGDVVGYLGKKEKRTINFILNSEIHSMKNERIFSSFDMYPTIMEALGAKIENHKLSFGVSLFSQDSTLLEKIKRASLDSLLLQRSLQYEKIMYGNRI